A single genomic interval of Symphalangus syndactylus isolate Jambi chromosome 18, NHGRI_mSymSyn1-v2.1_pri, whole genome shotgun sequence harbors:
- the TOMM22 gene encoding mitochondrial import receptor subunit TOM22 homolog isoform X1, which produces MAAAVAAAGAGEPQSPDELLPKGDAEKPEEELEEDDDEELDETLSERLWGLTEMFPERVRSAAGATFDLSLFVAQKMYRFSRAALWIGTTSFMILVLPVVFETEKLQMEQQQQLQQRQVSPDPGLFASGGDASYFTNTLVPNLFGTRDWFHGRQFLHGRWVGGGGGSGGFLDDSSALHFLCTEFLLLHCNI; this is translated from the exons ATGGCTGCCGCCGTTGCTGCTGCCGGTGCAGGGGAACCTCAGTCCCCAGACGAATTGCTCCCGAAAGGCGACGCGGAGAAGCCtgaggaggagctggaggaggacGACGATGAGGAG CTAGATGAGACCCTGTCGGAGAGACTATGGGGCCTGACGGAGATGTTTCCGGAGAGGGTCCGGTCCGCGGCCGGAGCCACTTTTGATCTTTCCCTCTTTGTGGCTCAGAAAATGTACAG GTTTTCCAGGGCAGCCTTGTGGATTGGGACCACTTCCTTTATGATCCTGGTTCTTCCCGTTGTCTTTGAGACTGAGAAGTTGCAAATGGAGCAACAGCAGCAACTGCAGCAGCGGCAGGTAAGCCCAGACCCTGGGCTTTTTGCCAGTGGTGGAGACGCAAGTTATTTCACTAACACattggtccccaacctttttggcaccagggactggtttcatggaagacagtttttacATGGACGGTGGGTTGGGGGTGGCGGGGGGTCGGGGGGCTTTctggatgattcaagtgcattacatttctTGTGCACTGaatttctattattacattgtaatatatag
- the TOMM22 gene encoding mitochondrial import receptor subunit TOM22 homolog isoform X2 translates to MAAAVAAAGAGEPQSPDELLPKGDAEKPEEELEEDDDEELDETLSERLWGLTEMFPERVRSAAGATFDLSLFVAQKMYRFSRAALWIGTTSFMILVLPVVFETEKLQMEQQQQLQQRQILLGPNTGLSGGMPGALPSLPGKI, encoded by the exons ATGGCTGCCGCCGTTGCTGCTGCCGGTGCAGGGGAACCTCAGTCCCCAGACGAATTGCTCCCGAAAGGCGACGCGGAGAAGCCtgaggaggagctggaggaggacGACGATGAGGAG CTAGATGAGACCCTGTCGGAGAGACTATGGGGCCTGACGGAGATGTTTCCGGAGAGGGTCCGGTCCGCGGCCGGAGCCACTTTTGATCTTTCCCTCTTTGTGGCTCAGAAAATGTACAG GTTTTCCAGGGCAGCCTTGTGGATTGGGACCACTTCCTTTATGATCCTGGTTCTTCCCGTTGTCTTTGAGACTGAGAAGTTGCAAATGGAGCAACAGCAGCAACTGCAGCAGCGGCAG atACTTCTAGGGCCTAACACAGGGCTCTCAGGAGGAATGCCAGGGGCTCTACCCTCACTTCCTGGCAAGATCTAG